In one Pseudoclavibacter sp. Marseille-Q3772 genomic region, the following are encoded:
- a CDS encoding EcsC family protein has protein sequence MNAESSHGSHPHLQAVVAEPQAGDDAQPTGGDDRLVRQLDRILKVQQPAAAAMARRMRRQNPQATPAQLMAGADRWFRRTAMGTGAGVGAAAVVPGIGTATGIALAGAEIVTFFELTALYALTMAELAGAATGDPERARTLVMAIMLGERGRALVMEVARNRTPAALMSSPFWGGLITSSMPSFTMGELGQRMRRAFVQRFTNRQATGAVGKIIPFGIGAAVGAFGNRALANEVIRTARSAFGNGPEHFRGALSDEALAARDASRALSDKSKDLSVKSKPKLRALLPGKQRSRDQGE, from the coding sequence ATGAATGCCGAGTCATCACACGGATCGCATCCCCACCTACAAGCAGTCGTTGCCGAACCGCAAGCGGGCGACGATGCTCAGCCGACCGGTGGCGACGATCGTCTCGTTCGTCAGCTGGATCGGATCTTGAAAGTCCAGCAGCCGGCAGCGGCAGCAATGGCCCGGCGGATGCGCCGCCAGAACCCGCAGGCAACGCCGGCACAGCTGATGGCTGGAGCTGATCGATGGTTTCGACGCACCGCTATGGGAACTGGTGCCGGAGTCGGTGCAGCAGCCGTTGTCCCGGGCATCGGCACCGCCACCGGTATTGCGCTTGCGGGTGCGGAGATCGTCACGTTTTTTGAGCTCACGGCGCTGTATGCGCTAACGATGGCAGAGCTCGCGGGCGCTGCCACCGGCGACCCGGAGCGAGCGCGCACGCTGGTAATGGCGATCATGCTGGGGGAACGTGGCCGCGCCCTGGTCATGGAAGTTGCTCGTAACCGCACGCCCGCGGCGCTGATGAGCTCTCCCTTTTGGGGAGGTCTGATCACCAGCTCAATGCCGTCATTCACGATGGGCGAGCTCGGGCAGCGGATGCGGCGTGCGTTTGTCCAGCGGTTCACGAACCGCCAGGCGACTGGCGCCGTCGGGAAGATCATCCCCTTTGGCATCGGCGCTGCGGTCGGCGCGTTTGGGAACCGGGCGCTGGCGAACGAGGTGATTCGAACCGCCCGCAGTGCCTTCGGCAATGGCCCAGAGCATTTCCGCGGCGCACTCAGCGACGAAGCCCTCGCCGCTCGCGATGCATCCCGAGCTCTGTCTGACAAGTCAAAGGACCTGTCTGTTAAGTCAAAGCCGAAGCTGCGCGCGCTGCTGCCGGGCAAGCAGCGGTCCCGCGATCAGGGCGAGTAG
- a CDS encoding alpha/beta hydrolase has translation MSDKPVSIPRESALYSPIRTGTFRVSDGRWLQWAEFGRAGGVPIVSFHGAPGSRGEASMYGPAAHHFGARVIALSRPGFGQSTPQPGRSLSGFIDDTRDFLDAEGIDHVGVTGYSAGGPYALAAAALLGDRVVSVNLLAPVAPPSMTGMLPGPSIPLIAGQAVHSQIAKYLPATHQRFLRLNSRSVRELGLPDVSGAAFLESVRAAFTHGPRTVLQDWALTFGRWDFDLEALQNRPIDIWQGKRDLSVPWRGTTRMAKHLPGARVHLDARANHFSVFTSHADESIAALTAALRLR, from the coding sequence ATGAGCGACAAACCTGTGAGCATCCCGCGTGAATCGGCGCTCTACTCCCCCATCCGTACCGGTACATTCCGAGTGAGCGATGGCCGCTGGCTCCAATGGGCCGAGTTTGGCCGCGCCGGCGGTGTGCCAATTGTTTCGTTTCACGGGGCCCCGGGGTCTCGCGGCGAGGCTTCGATGTACGGTCCGGCCGCGCACCACTTCGGTGCTCGGGTGATTGCACTTTCACGTCCCGGGTTTGGCCAATCGACACCCCAACCGGGCAGGTCGCTTTCGGGATTCATCGACGACACTCGCGATTTCCTGGACGCTGAGGGTATCGATCACGTTGGCGTGACCGGATACTCCGCTGGCGGCCCGTATGCTCTGGCGGCAGCTGCGTTGCTGGGCGACCGGGTGGTGTCAGTAAACCTTTTGGCGCCCGTCGCTCCTCCATCCATGACCGGCATGCTCCCCGGGCCGAGCATCCCGCTCATCGCTGGTCAAGCTGTCCACTCGCAGATTGCCAAATATCTCCCCGCAACGCACCAACGGTTTCTACGACTCAACAGCCGGTCGGTGCGCGAGTTGGGGCTTCCGGATGTGAGTGGGGCTGCGTTCCTTGAATCGGTTCGCGCCGCGTTTACGCACGGGCCGCGCACGGTGCTGCAGGACTGGGCGCTCACATTTGGCAGGTGGGATTTTGACCTCGAGGCGCTGCAAAACCGGCCGATTGATATCTGGCAGGGCAAGCGAGACCTATCGGTGCCATGGCGCGGTACCACCCGGATGGCGAAGCACCTTCCCGGAGCACGAGTTCATCTCGATGCACGGGCGAACCATTTTTCGGTGTTTACCTCGCACGCTGATGAGTCGATAGCAGCACTCACAGCCGCATTACGGCTGCGATAG
- a CDS encoding Lrp/AsnC family transcriptional regulator: MDRLDYQIVEHFTQHPGTSVLAASKELRVARPTVQARLNRLREQGILVAILPKLAPEPMGYSVQAMVMAQVDQSAWQGSLYDKLLGIPEVVDCFTMAGEWDLLIRVVARSNTDLQRVIDAIGALDHIERTTTSIVLRELIRDRMLPLMDAATERHDA, encoded by the coding sequence TTGGACCGCTTGGACTACCAAATCGTCGAGCACTTTACCCAGCATCCGGGCACGAGTGTACTGGCAGCGTCCAAAGAACTTCGTGTCGCGCGACCAACCGTACAGGCGCGCCTCAACAGGCTCCGCGAGCAGGGCATCCTGGTCGCCATCTTGCCGAAACTCGCTCCCGAACCAATGGGGTACTCGGTACAGGCCATGGTGATGGCACAGGTTGACCAGTCTGCATGGCAAGGCTCGCTATATGACAAGTTGTTAGGTATCCCCGAGGTTGTTGATTGCTTCACGATGGCCGGCGAATGGGACCTGCTCATCCGTGTGGTTGCACGTTCTAACACCGACCTGCAACGCGTTATTGATGCCATCGGTGCGCTCGATCACATTGAGCGCACCACGACGTCAATCGTGTTACGAGAGCTCATCCGCGACCGTATGTTGCCGCTGATGGACGCCGCAACCGAGCGGCACGACGCATGA